The following proteins come from a genomic window of Heyndrickxia acidicola:
- a CDS encoding O-methyltransferase, with amino-acid sequence MNEKVISYIHSLIKARNPLLNEMEEYAREHNVPIMDLAGIEALLQLLRIQKSKRILEIGTAIGYSALRMAEALPDSSIVSIERDDERYQQALHFIERSNCASQIKVIKGDALDIAETIEKYGPFDSLFIDAAKGQYLKFFELYTPMLGVSGFVYTDNVLFKGLVAEEQIESKRIRNLVSKIKHYNEWLMSHEAYVTAILPVGDGLAISQKI; translated from the coding sequence ATGAATGAAAAAGTCATTTCATATATTCATTCTTTAATTAAAGCTAGAAATCCTCTGCTGAATGAGATGGAGGAATATGCTAGAGAGCATAACGTTCCGATTATGGATTTAGCAGGTATTGAAGCGCTGCTACAGCTTTTGCGAATACAAAAATCTAAGAGAATTCTTGAAATTGGAACAGCGATTGGCTATTCTGCCCTCCGGATGGCAGAAGCTTTGCCGGACAGTAGTATTGTGAGTATTGAGAGGGACGATGAACGCTATCAGCAGGCATTGCATTTTATTGAAAGATCCAATTGTGCATCTCAAATCAAAGTAATTAAAGGGGATGCTTTGGATATTGCTGAAACAATTGAAAAATACGGACCATTTGACAGTCTCTTCATTGATGCTGCTAAAGGACAATACTTGAAATTTTTTGAATTATACACTCCGATGCTGGGAGTGTCCGGATTTGTTTACACAGATAATGTATTATTCAAGGGATTAGTAGCAGAGGAACAAATTGAATCAAAGAGAATTCGAAACCTTGTCAGCAAAATTAAGCATTATAATGAGTGGTTAATGAGCCATGAGGCATATGTTACGGCCATTTTACCAGTAGGTGATGGACTAGCGATAAGTCAAAAGATATAA
- the udk gene encoding uridine kinase: MKQRPAIIGVTGGSGSGKTSVTNAIYEHFKGHSILVLEQDYYYKDQSDLPFEERLKTNYDHPLAFDNDLLIEHIEKLLKYEAIEKPVYDYTIHTRSENTIHVEPKDVIILEGILVLEDERLRDLMDIKLYVDTDADLRIIRRMVRDIEDRGRTIQSVIDQYVNVVRPMHNQFIEPTKRYADVIIPEGGQNHVAIDLVVTKIQTILEQKSIL, encoded by the coding sequence ATGAAACAAAGACCAGCGATTATTGGTGTAACCGGAGGATCAGGCTCCGGAAAAACGAGTGTAACAAATGCTATTTATGAGCATTTTAAAGGACATTCCATTTTGGTGTTGGAACAGGATTATTACTATAAAGACCAAAGTGATCTTCCCTTTGAGGAGAGATTAAAAACGAATTACGATCATCCTCTCGCCTTTGATAACGATTTATTGATTGAGCATATTGAAAAGCTTTTAAAATATGAAGCGATTGAGAAACCGGTTTATGACTATACAATTCATACCCGTTCAGAGAATACCATCCACGTGGAACCAAAGGATGTCATTATATTAGAAGGTATACTGGTATTAGAAGATGAAAGATTGCGTGACTTAATGGACATTAAGCTTTATGTTGACACGGATGCTGACCTGAGGATTATAAGAAGAATGGTTCGTGATATTGAAGATCGTGGCCGTACAATCCAATCTGTTATTGATCAATATGTCAATGTGGTCAGGCCGATGCATAATCAGTTTATTGAGCCGACAAAGAGGTATGCCGATGTAATCATTCCGGAAGGCGGCCAAAATCATGTGGCCATTGATTTAGTGGTCACTAAAATTCAAACAATTCTTGAACAAAAATCAATTTTGTAA
- the greA gene encoding transcription elongation factor GreA, which translates to MSTEKVFPMTHAGKEKLEQELEYLKSVKRKEVVERIKIARSFGDLSENSEYDSAKEEQAFVEGRITTLENMIRNAKIIEDDGTSTDTVALGKTVTFVELPDGEEESYSIVGSAEADPFEGKISNDSPIAKSLLGRKINEEVVVQTPGGEMKVRITSIK; encoded by the coding sequence ATGTCTACAGAAAAAGTATTTCCTATGACCCATGCAGGAAAAGAGAAATTAGAACAGGAATTAGAATATTTAAAATCAGTAAAACGTAAAGAAGTAGTTGAACGGATCAAGATTGCAAGAAGCTTCGGAGATCTCTCTGAAAACTCTGAATACGATTCAGCGAAAGAAGAACAGGCATTTGTGGAAGGACGTATTACTACACTTGAAAATATGATCCGAAATGCCAAGATTATTGAAGATGACGGTACAAGCACAGATACTGTAGCCTTAGGGAAAACGGTAACATTCGTAGAGCTTCCAGATGGTGAAGAGGAATCCTACTCAATCGTTGGAAGTGCCGAGGCTGATCCATTTGAAGGGAAAATTTCAAATGACTCACCTATTGCGAAAAGCCTCCTTGGACGCAAAATTAATGAAGAAGTAGTTGTTCAAACACCAGGCGGAGAAATGAAAGTAAGAATTACATCTATAAAATAA
- a CDS encoding peptidoglycan D,D-transpeptidase FtsI family protein, with protein MSKKGGVFIRRKRYFFISCILLLLFIALEGRLAQIQLINTENFSNHHVNLLKSSVSQRTQEMVIDDGRGQFTDRTGLPLNYSEKPVLVLFPFLKNMKWNEEKVAAILDIQPKNLQDAVKGASKPFVFGGTRPYLLTKRQINQINTLKIPGVFGIREKQMRSDIAGQLIGITGEDADTFIERYPEKKGLQNEKMGITGLQKQFDEFLLPDSESKLVYHVDGLGDPLFGVNVKYKGPANPYYPVKIQTTLDKNLQIQMESLVDRYHIKKGGAVLLDIKNNEVLASVSRPQLNSANPFENGSATNMMTTQQIPGSIFKTVTAAAAIQTGSVENSDSFSCNEDLYGNPDKRKLGTLDFKESFAESCNRTFGDLAKRLKEKNPVLLESFAEKLGLIGEIGWHGPLYHFPDFQQLNMDSGRVFIRGESKKDDNLAAHTGIGQQEVRVTPLGVANMMASIARGGQPYMVRTVSAIKYQDGSTMETFPMKKIKGDSISKITAMKLQQMLRRVVTSSKGTGNMFQTLPFKVAGKSGTAETGIYKGNVQLHNKWFAGYFPFENPQYALVVVNLEVPEATRGINPLFSDIVKMVYEYSHKQANE; from the coding sequence ATGAGCAAGAAGGGTGGAGTATTTATTCGAAGGAAACGCTACTTTTTTATATCCTGTATCCTTTTACTATTATTTATTGCATTAGAAGGACGACTTGCTCAAATACAATTAATCAATACGGAAAACTTTTCGAATCATCATGTAAATCTTTTAAAATCCAGTGTTTCTCAGCGTACACAAGAAATGGTCATTGATGACGGAAGAGGACAATTTACCGATCGTACTGGACTGCCTCTTAACTATTCTGAAAAACCTGTGCTTGTATTATTTCCTTTTTTAAAAAATATGAAATGGAATGAGGAAAAGGTAGCAGCCATTTTGGACATTCAGCCTAAAAACCTGCAGGATGCAGTAAAAGGTGCATCTAAACCCTTCGTGTTTGGGGGGACACGTCCGTACTTACTAACTAAGCGGCAGATCAATCAGATTAATACATTGAAAATACCAGGAGTTTTTGGCATAAGGGAGAAGCAGATGCGCTCAGATATCGCTGGACAGCTAATTGGCATAACAGGGGAGGATGCGGATACCTTTATAGAAAGGTATCCTGAAAAAAAGGGATTGCAAAATGAAAAAATGGGTATTACAGGCCTTCAAAAACAGTTTGACGAGTTTTTGCTTCCTGATAGTGAATCCAAGCTTGTGTACCATGTAGACGGTCTTGGCGATCCCCTTTTTGGAGTTAATGTAAAGTATAAAGGTCCTGCCAATCCTTATTATCCTGTGAAGATTCAAACAACTCTTGATAAAAATTTGCAAATACAGATGGAGTCGCTTGTTGACCGTTATCACATAAAAAAAGGCGGGGCTGTTTTATTAGATATTAAAAATAATGAGGTTTTGGCAAGTGTATCCCGTCCACAATTAAATTCTGCCAACCCATTTGAAAACGGATCAGCTACTAATATGATGACGACACAGCAAATTCCTGGTTCCATTTTTAAAACGGTGACAGCTGCTGCGGCAATTCAAACAGGAAGCGTAGAAAATTCAGATTCATTCTCATGTAACGAAGATTTATATGGGAATCCGGATAAGAGAAAGCTAGGCACTCTTGATTTTAAAGAGAGTTTTGCCGAAAGTTGTAATCGCACATTTGGAGATTTGGCTAAAAGGCTTAAAGAGAAAAATCCTGTCCTCTTAGAGAGCTTTGCCGAAAAGCTTGGATTAATTGGGGAAATCGGCTGGCATGGACCTCTTTATCACTTTCCTGACTTTCAGCAATTAAATATGGATTCAGGGAGGGTTTTTATCAGAGGTGAAAGCAAAAAAGATGATAATCTTGCTGCTCACACAGGAATCGGCCAGCAGGAGGTAAGAGTGACTCCGCTCGGGGTTGCCAATATGATGGCTTCCATTGCGCGAGGAGGGCAGCCATACATGGTACGAACTGTTTCCGCGATAAAATATCAGGATGGTTCGACAATGGAGACCTTTCCTATGAAAAAAATAAAGGGTGATTCCATTTCGAAAATAACAGCTATGAAGCTGCAGCAAATGCTAAGAAGAGTGGTGACAAGCAGCAAAGGTACAGGGAATATGTTTCAAACACTGCCATTTAAGGTGGCGGGGAAATCTGGAACGGCTGAAACGGGCATTTATAAAGGAAATGTACAGCTTCACAATAAATGGTTTGCAGGGTATTTTCCGTTTGAAAACCCGCAATACGCCTTGGTGGTAGTGAATCTTGAAGTACCTGAGGCAACACGGGGGATAAACCCATTATTTTCTGATATAGTAAAAATGGTTTACGAGTACAGCCACAAACAGGCTAATGAATAG
- a CDS encoding DUF1510 family protein has product MAKDLNSESNSRSERKSKRRKTNLILNTLIAVILLLIVIVAYFIFIAGGNSNQSAANKPKTENVQKNASSNKNSAANQKSDSNSSSNNDSQNNSNGNTNSSDASINGPNASVQQSSEPNVKETITNSDWKPVGTSQTSGHNYSSDSSSPDWQEKLKALGYAVGLAPSQMTVWYLEHGDSDNQAIGTITPKNHPDKVYRVYLDWVDGQGWKPSKVQVLDHNDKR; this is encoded by the coding sequence ATGGCGAAAGATTTAAATAGCGAATCCAATTCCCGTTCTGAGAGAAAATCAAAACGGCGGAAAACGAATCTTATTTTAAACACATTAATTGCTGTGATATTGCTGCTCATTGTAATTGTTGCCTATTTTATCTTTATTGCAGGCGGAAATTCAAACCAAAGCGCTGCGAATAAGCCGAAAACGGAGAACGTTCAAAAGAATGCCTCCTCAAATAAAAATAGTGCAGCTAATCAAAAAAGTGATTCAAATAGCAGCTCTAATAATGATTCACAAAATAATTCTAATGGCAATACAAACAGTAGCGATGCCAGTATTAACGGTCCAAACGCTTCGGTGCAACAAAGCAGCGAGCCAAACGTGAAGGAAACCATCACGAATTCGGATTGGAAGCCTGTTGGTACATCCCAAACTTCGGGGCATAATTATTCATCAGACAGCAGTTCCCCGGATTGGCAGGAAAAGTTGAAAGCTTTAGGCTATGCAGTTGGTCTGGCCCCTTCTCAAATGACGGTCTGGTATTTGGAACATGGTGATTCCGACAATCAGGCAATTGGGACTATTACACCTAAAAATCACCCTGACAAGGTATATAGAGTGTATCTGGACTGGGTGGACGGTCAGGGCTGGAAACCAAGCAAGGTACAAGTGCTCGATCATAATGATAAAAGGTAA
- a CDS encoding YrzA family protein → MNFQFEMIEDKIEFFEGTDLKMIEKKINDQIEYNRAIMLGVHSVSHQMHMDENGKTYYTAVVHFKIKK, encoded by the coding sequence ATGAATTTCCAATTTGAGATGATTGAAGATAAAATAGAATTTTTTGAGGGAACTGATTTAAAAATGATAGAAAAGAAAATAAATGACCAAATAGAATATAACAGGGCCATCATGCTTGGTGTCCATTCCGTTTCACACCAAATGCATATGGATGAAAATGGAAAAACCTATTATACAGCTGTTGTACACTTTAAAATCAAAAAATAG
- the mtnN gene encoding 5'-methylthioadenosine/S-adenosylhomocysteine nucleosidase, whose product MRAAIIGAMEEEVALLRKNIVNPQVEVIAGYEFTTGKMNGKEVILLRSGIGKVNAAMSAAILLQQFHPDVIINTGSAGGFDPALNVGDVVISTEVIHHDVDATVFGYEYGQVPQMPPSFKANEKLVKLAEQCAKSIEGIQVVNGLIATGDSFMSDPERVEFVRKQFAGVQAVEMEAVAIGQVAYQFKVPFVIIRSLSDIAGQDSGISFEQYLEKAALHSANLVMDIVNHLE is encoded by the coding sequence ATGAGAGCAGCTATTATTGGAGCAATGGAAGAAGAAGTCGCTTTATTAAGAAAAAATATTGTGAACCCTCAGGTTGAAGTAATTGCGGGTTATGAGTTTACAACTGGAAAAATGAATGGCAAAGAAGTTATTCTATTGCGTTCAGGCATTGGAAAAGTAAATGCTGCAATGTCTGCAGCTATATTGCTTCAACAATTTCACCCAGATGTGATTATTAACACAGGCTCAGCTGGAGGATTCGATCCTGCGCTGAATGTTGGCGATGTGGTCATTTCAACAGAAGTCATCCATCATGATGTAGATGCTACTGTTTTTGGGTATGAATATGGGCAGGTTCCTCAAATGCCGCCATCTTTTAAGGCAAATGAAAAACTTGTTAAGCTAGCAGAACAGTGTGCGAAATCAATTGAAGGAATCCAAGTGGTGAATGGACTGATTGCAACGGGTGATTCTTTTATGAGCGATCCTGAAAGGGTGGAATTTGTCAGAAAACAATTTGCGGGTGTACAGGCTGTTGAAATGGAAGCAGTAGCCATTGGACAGGTAGCATACCAGTTCAAAGTCCCATTTGTCATTATCCGCTCATTATCTGATATTGCCGGCCAGGATTCCGGAATTTCTTTTGAACAATACTTAGAGAAAGCGGCATTACATTCCGCCAATCTGGTTATGGATATCGTCAATCATCTTGAATAA
- a CDS encoding YrhC family protein, which translates to MNTAKNLYGKMNDFKRFGFMLLALTAFLYLGTVMPIAGKTDHKTNVLMAGTIITLSAAAFFFYYSQRCKKVLLESEEGQNLLDK; encoded by the coding sequence ATGAATACAGCTAAAAACCTATACGGGAAAATGAATGACTTTAAACGTTTCGGCTTTATGCTTCTTGCATTAACAGCATTCTTATATCTTGGCACCGTAATGCCAATTGCAGGGAAAACAGATCATAAAACAAATGTATTAATGGCTGGAACTATCATTACATTAAGTGCAGCGGCATTTTTCTTTTACTATTCACAAAGGTGTAAAAAAGTATTGCTGGAAAGTGAAGAAGGGCAAAATCTATTAGATAAATAA
- a CDS encoding MarR family winged helix-turn-helix transcriptional regulator, translating to MNALSNEVLDSFYAINKAIFRLVKSDADRIGITVVQLKVLHEISICPNIGLGELAEHLRLTNSTVSGVIDRLVQGGFVDRVTSPQDRRAISLQLTDEGRNKLANLIDSESVLVERLNKVLEMPEEEIRHLLTLHQTILNVLINKED from the coding sequence ATGAATGCATTGAGCAATGAAGTGTTAGATTCTTTTTATGCAATCAATAAAGCCATATTTAGGCTGGTTAAATCAGACGCTGATCGTATCGGCATTACTGTTGTCCAGCTTAAAGTACTTCATGAAATCTCTATCTGTCCCAATATTGGGCTTGGAGAACTGGCAGAGCATTTAAGGCTGACAAATAGCACTGTTAGCGGTGTAATAGACAGGCTGGTTCAAGGCGGATTTGTTGACCGGGTAACCTCACCGCAGGATCGCAGAGCTATTTCCCTGCAATTAACGGATGAGGGGCGTAATAAGCTAGCTAACCTCATTGATTCTGAATCTGTTCTGGTTGAACGATTAAACAAGGTTTTGGAGATGCCTGAAGAAGAAATACGACATCTTTTAACTCTCCACCAAACAATATTAAATGTACTTATTAACAAGGAGGACTAA
- a CDS encoding efflux RND transporter periplasmic adaptor subunit, with protein sequence MTARRMILINVILLIILVGGGFTGYYFYNQSATYLSTDNAMVSGQQVSIASPAAGKLTDWNAKQGDKFSKGDKIGTVQTMGSNGQPSSINITAPTDGTIVQNNAVKNTMVAAGSPLAVSYDLTKLYVTANIKETDINDVKVGQDVDVYADAFPNTTISGKVDTIGLATAGTFSLLPSNNSSGNYTKETQVIPVKISLDSYGVDLVPGMNVTVRIHK encoded by the coding sequence ATGACTGCGAGACGCATGATTTTAATTAACGTAATTTTACTAATTATATTAGTAGGCGGCGGATTTACCGGATACTACTTTTATAATCAATCTGCTACTTATTTATCTACTGACAACGCTATGGTTTCCGGACAACAGGTTTCTATCGCTTCCCCTGCAGCGGGTAAATTGACCGACTGGAATGCAAAACAAGGAGACAAATTCAGCAAAGGCGACAAAATTGGTACAGTTCAAACAATGGGTTCCAATGGACAGCCTTCATCTATAAACATTACAGCGCCAACAGATGGTACGATTGTTCAAAACAATGCTGTGAAAAACACAATGGTTGCTGCAGGTTCACCACTAGCTGTTTCCTATGATCTAACGAAGCTTTATGTAACTGCAAATATTAAAGAAACAGATATTAATGACGTGAAAGTTGGACAAGACGTTGATGTTTATGCGGATGCTTTCCCAAATACAACGATCAGCGGAAAAGTCGATACCATTGGCTTAGCAACTGCCGGTACATTCTCTTTACTTCCGAGCAATAACAGTTCAGGTAACTATACAAAAGAAACACAAGTTATTCCTGTAAAAATTTCATTGGACAGCTATGGAGTGGACTTAGTACCAGGTATGAATGTGACTGTGCGAATTCATAAGTAG
- a CDS encoding DHA2 family efflux MFS transporter permease subunit — MSTKFIASYILIAIVLLVIINLIIRKGRTQKNEVEENNTIDRGNTLQAAEARETHIDTTPVKAEAASAAVDEEKPAMVEKGTDRKPVKKDEVEPQEKAGELIAETLQEAPNSASAVEYVNEEIGQAKESTSAPGQKEPDLNPQHLHRGRLIGVLLFGAFIAILNQTLLNVAIPHIMNDLGVSATTVQWLSTGYMLVNGIMIPLVAFLIARFGTRNLFIASMLLFALGTVICSISTTFSMLMIGRVVQAAGAGIVMPLMMTVFMTVFPPEKRGAAMGIMGIAMIFAPAVGPTLSGWLVQYYSWRLLFDVVIPFAVLDLILAVMWMKDVTKITKPKFDYPGVILSTIGFGFLLYGFSEAGSDGWTSGTVLTSLIIGVLGIILFAWRELTA; from the coding sequence ATGTCAACAAAATTTATCGCTAGTTATATTCTAATAGCCATTGTTCTATTGGTAATCATTAATTTAATCATTCGAAAAGGCCGGACTCAAAAGAACGAGGTAGAAGAGAATAACACGATTGATAGAGGCAATACCCTTCAAGCTGCTGAAGCAAGAGAAACACATATAGACACAACTCCTGTAAAAGCAGAAGCTGCGTCTGCAGCAGTAGATGAAGAGAAGCCTGCTATGGTTGAAAAAGGGACAGACAGAAAACCTGTTAAAAAGGATGAAGTTGAACCCCAAGAAAAAGCCGGTGAGCTTATCGCTGAAACCTTGCAGGAAGCACCAAACAGTGCATCTGCTGTTGAATATGTTAATGAAGAAATCGGGCAGGCTAAGGAATCCACTTCTGCCCCAGGGCAAAAAGAACCGGATTTAAACCCTCAGCATCTCCATCGCGGAAGGCTGATTGGCGTCCTGCTTTTCGGTGCTTTTATTGCCATCCTGAATCAAACACTTTTAAACGTAGCCATTCCTCATATCATGAATGATTTGGGTGTCTCCGCTACAACGGTCCAGTGGCTTTCCACCGGATACATGCTCGTAAATGGAATTATGATTCCGCTCGTTGCCTTTCTGATCGCAAGATTTGGAACGAGGAATTTGTTTATCGCATCCATGCTCTTATTTGCTTTAGGAACGGTTATTTGTTCCATTTCAACCACCTTCTCCATGCTGATGATCGGACGGGTTGTCCAGGCAGCTGGAGCCGGTATCGTTATGCCATTGATGATGACAGTGTTTATGACGGTCTTCCCTCCTGAAAAACGCGGAGCAGCGATGGGAATCATGGGGATTGCCATGATTTTCGCCCCTGCAGTAGGCCCGACACTTTCAGGCTGGCTTGTACAGTATTATTCTTGGCGCCTGTTGTTCGACGTGGTCATTCCATTTGCTGTTCTTGACTTGATTCTTGCTGTGATGTGGATGAAGGACGTTACGAAAATTACAAAGCCGAAATTTGATTACCCTGGTGTGATCCTATCCACGATTGGCTTCGGATTCCTATTGTACGGATTCAGTGAAGCCGGAAGTGACGGCTGGACCAGCGGAACGGTCCTTACTTCCCTGATCATCGGAGTACTGGGAATTATCTTGTTTGCCTGGAGAGAGCTGACAGCAG
- a CDS encoding YrzI family small protein, which translates to MTLNLLFVTVTIKLKNKTIEQYQHEENVHRLYDEYKNKQTEIGIRVF; encoded by the coding sequence ATGACATTGAATTTACTTTTTGTTACTGTGACCATTAAATTGAAGAACAAGACAATTGAGCAATACCAGCACGAAGAAAACGTACATCGTTTGTATGACGAATACAAAAACAAGCAAACTGAAATAGGGATACGCGTATTTTAA